The Toxorhynchites rutilus septentrionalis strain SRP chromosome 3, ASM2978413v1, whole genome shotgun sequence genome includes a region encoding these proteins:
- the LOC129778423 gene encoding endocuticle structural glycoprotein ABD-4: MKLLILSVLLASSYAFPQHGGNDYEHQGGGKRIGSFETTTWIPILKYNKEQGEDGSYKTEYQTGNNIVHEESGYLKDFSDAHPNGVLVQQGAYSYEAPDGQIIHVQYTADERGFQVTGDHLPTEPPIPEGIRKGLEEIYAGIKRREQEAKSNPKYAETAAQRAELDYHGQYYHQ, from the exons ATGAAACTTCTG ATTCTGTCAGTGCTACTTGCGTCCAGCTATGCCTTCCCACAGCACGGCGGCAACGATTACGAGCATCAGGGTGGTGGAAAACGGATTGGTTCATTCGAAACAACCACCTGGATCCCCATCCTGAAGTACAACAAGGAACAGGGCGAAGATGGTAGCTATAAGACCGA GTATCAAACGGGCAACAACATCGTCCACGAAGAGTCCGGCTATCTTAAGGATTTCTCTGACGCTCACCCGAACGGTGTCCTCGTCCAGCAGGGCGCCTACTCGTACGAAGCCCCTGACGGTCAAATTATTCACGTGCAGTACACGGCCGATGAGCGTGGTTTCCAAGTCACCGGAGACCATCTGCCAACCGAGCCACCAATTCCGGAGGGAATCCGCAAGGGGCTGGAGGAAATCTACGCCGGCATCAAGCGTCGCGAGCAGGAAGCCAAATCGAACCCAAAGTACGCGGAAACAGCGGCCCAGAGGGCTGAACTTGACTATCATGGGCAGTACTATCACCAGTAG